The following are encoded in a window of Fibrobacter sp. UWB2 genomic DNA:
- a CDS encoding GLUG motif-containing protein translates to MKPQFIFTVVLSLFAIHSFAANGTMKGDGSASKPFQIEDYEDLKAIGKGAYLYSSDYVLTKDIDASASKNEMCNEDGCNGFIPIGKNKDAADSIIFWGNIDGKNHTINNLTIWLPCENDVAFISYLGGSVSNLKFDRIHVTGRVTESNFVASVAAKQMGSIKNVHVTNGFVQGQNYVGGIVGQGTKRYNDKAVLKDVSFQGDIKGSQRVGGIVGETDMDVAHAEADVNIIILDQDVGGIVGYLTGNVYQSRSSGTIVPWEDDVDDVGGIVGYSKGDINECVSTMDLMHYGFYYFGDKVGGIVGNGGFVNASYALGSVEGERYVGGIGGSSGVANSFAMGAVRGDEYVGGLVGNGTAQYSYAANVVQGNSHVGGLVGSASDAVVGSYWNTEISGLDTSAGGTGLTTAKMMKFASFAGWDTLGYDEYVIDGTDTCDYYVHLGYCYSPTGKFIRYWNIDEGKSFPYLVNNPFMKKSPIPVAVPTSAPKWQETPKIASLFDVEGELVGKWLGWARWSDNIDSTENGKTLRRDSLYFGYRIGVVNKGDTVWGTSSYMAVPNKIEISTFAELQKIGNDIAYPLIANYELTKDIDASGLKFEPIGDSVRAFTGSFDGKNHVIKNLTIDEPNRDFTGMFGYMEGATVRNLTLQNTKVVGSWCVGALAGEARLSLIHNVVSFNGDVKGESSVGGLIGVAVGDSINVVGTTGNIKGTTYVGGLIGDASTRLENGFSINVIKGYERVGGVVGFVDSYSPSIYRVYSASMIKASDGRGFAGFSLSSSLDSNTCFFDSSLADYDRNGKTTAEMLKQGTFQGYDFVNVWTIQEGVSYPYFKGMEPLLPGTLKDDGTVNVLAGAGTATNPYKIYNYDDLKYIGKYEYGLDAYYKLMGNINATVSFKENCNADSTVCKGFEPIGKFSGVFIGNNKIIAGLNINRPDEDSVGLFRALAKGAKVSNVVFDTASYLGESYSYGPANTRGAIRGKDYVGVLAGVDNGATVENIFIKYDVAGENYVGSLAGKKSAGSVVRSASRFLVSGKENVGGLVGFLGEASVADCYSIANVVGTKNVGGLAGYSDNATVKNSFAAGQVTGDSKWGGLAGSDNKSTYTSVYYDTTLWYVNTTAAGDLRNTTEMVKKENYEGWDFDSTWKIAADSTYPYLSWLTKPYYISKTMKEKIYPNQAVDQTMMKMAGSGTEKDPFLIKTYGDLKSIGFGKYKLSAVYRLANDIDATASRTDERFAVGGTGFKPIGKYDVLEEFCNCYGVVLGGYAKQDTGAFTGEFHGGGHSIDSLFTGFWDKDHKAIGFIDTVAQSAIVDSLSFKGYSIGRNRELKIGGVATVNKGTIRNVNVDVLMDSIYQSAGFVFRNYGSIENVSVKGKVNNSNNVSGIALVNYGNIVGAEVDMRWEGGWCAAGVAVLNKGSIEKATVNATLKGSSGFMGGIAALNTAAGTISESKANVNVSGQESSRGDLSFSYEDGGEISEYYVIEGIAGLVAVDSGTVTNSTATGIIDAKNLNYIGGLIGKAYGKELKGLHASVDVVGSSYVGSFAALNQTTISESYATGSAKGTGIFSYSGAFVGKNEGLIERSFAMGNANAAAGFVGENDGTIKRSYSTGNVESTGNFVNNNQAVIEDCYSTGDMSAVEEFYGFGFVGVNGNDTKVRGYASGKSVKDGIRFCTGLPAKSQPSDEFYYLADACSDSTMSGKGLTNVQMMLKNSFKEFDFDSVWYMQEGVSYPLLRGLPNPPVAASENVSYKDNKSLAKNVRGKLLDDAFVMDSSAKKVLKLDSASEALLDSLENANAPSGTFNVLYRVGVLVENDTLWGKASTMELRVESPTSVRFSEKVVVRNASLGAVFQGGDIAVRFEIPAAAAVKFSLIDMQGRVVRVFDLGRRATGVHFETLNAGEIARGRYVGVLQVGGMATENVMLLKK, encoded by the coding sequence ATGAAACCGCAATTCATTTTTACTGTTGTTTTATCGCTATTTGCGATTCACTCTTTTGCGGCTAACGGCACCATGAAAGGCGACGGTTCCGCAAGTAAACCGTTCCAAATCGAAGACTACGAAGACCTCAAGGCGATAGGCAAGGGCGCTTATCTCTATTCTTCGGATTACGTCTTGACGAAGGATATCGACGCTTCGGCTTCGAAAAACGAGATGTGCAACGAAGACGGCTGCAATGGATTCATTCCCATCGGAAAAAACAAGGATGCCGCCGATAGCATTATATTCTGGGGTAATATCGACGGAAAGAACCATACCATTAACAACTTGACCATTTGGCTCCCGTGTGAAAATGATGTTGCATTTATCTCTTATTTGGGTGGTTCTGTTTCTAACTTGAAATTCGACCGTATTCATGTGACCGGTCGCGTAACAGAATCGAATTTTGTGGCAAGTGTTGCCGCCAAGCAGATGGGCTCTATCAAGAATGTGCATGTGACGAACGGCTTTGTCCAAGGGCAAAATTATGTGGGTGGTATTGTCGGTCAGGGTACGAAACGCTACAATGATAAAGCTGTTCTCAAAGATGTCTCGTTCCAAGGTGACATCAAGGGCTCGCAAAGAGTTGGCGGCATTGTCGGTGAAACAGATATGGATGTTGCCCATGCAGAAGCCGATGTGAATATCATTATTTTGGATCAGGATGTGGGTGGTATTGTCGGATATTTGACCGGTAATGTTTATCAGTCGCGTTCTAGTGGTACGATTGTTCCTTGGGAGGATGACGTAGATGATGTCGGCGGTATTGTCGGATATTCCAAAGGCGATATCAATGAATGTGTTTCGACAATGGACTTGATGCATTATGGTTTTTATTACTTTGGTGATAAAGTAGGTGGAATTGTCGGCAATGGCGGCTTTGTAAACGCTTCTTATGCACTTGGATCCGTCGAAGGCGAACGTTATGTTGGCGGTATTGGCGGAAGTAGCGGGGTGGCAAACTCTTTTGCGATGGGTGCGGTTCGTGGCGATGAATATGTGGGTGGCCTTGTGGGTAACGGAACGGCTCAATATTCATATGCGGCAAATGTCGTTCAGGGAAATAGCCACGTTGGTGGACTTGTCGGAAGTGCATCCGATGCGGTTGTGGGTTCATACTGGAATACCGAGATTTCGGGACTTGATACGAGTGCGGGTGGCACAGGCTTAACGACCGCAAAAATGATGAAATTTGCGTCGTTTGCGGGCTGGGATACTTTAGGTTATGATGAATATGTCATTGACGGTACTGACACTTGCGACTACTATGTGCATTTAGGTTATTGCTATAGCCCTACAGGGAAATTTATTCGCTATTGGAACATTGATGAAGGTAAATCGTTCCCCTACTTGGTGAATAATCCTTTTATGAAAAAATCTCCGATTCCGGTTGCGGTTCCGACATCAGCCCCGAAATGGCAAGAGACTCCGAAGATTGCTTCGCTTTTCGATGTGGAGGGCGAACTTGTCGGTAAATGGCTTGGCTGGGCGAGATGGAGCGATAATATAGATTCTACTGAGAATGGCAAGACGCTTAGGAGAGATTCGCTCTATTTCGGTTACCGAATTGGTGTCGTAAACAAGGGCGATACGGTTTGGGGGACTTCAAGTTATATGGCAGTTCCCAACAAGATTGAAATCTCGACTTTTGCTGAACTCCAGAAAATCGGAAATGACATTGCCTATCCGCTAATAGCTAATTACGAATTGACAAAGGATATCGATGCTTCGGGTTTGAAATTTGAACCGATTGGCGACAGCGTACGTGCTTTTACGGGCTCGTTTGACGGTAAAAATCATGTTATCAAGAATCTGACGATTGATGAGCCGAATCGCGACTTTACGGGAATGTTCGGTTATATGGAAGGTGCGACAGTCCGAAACTTGACTCTGCAAAATACGAAGGTGGTCGGCTCTTGGTGTGTGGGCGCCTTGGCTGGCGAAGCACGCTTGTCTTTAATCCATAATGTCGTGTCGTTCAATGGCGATGTCAAAGGTGAGTCGTCTGTTGGCGGCTTGATTGGGGTGGCTGTAGGTGATAGCATTAATGTCGTTGGCACTACTGGAAACATTAAGGGAACAACGTATGTTGGCGGCTTGATAGGCGATGCTTCTACTAGGTTGGAAAACGGTTTTTCTATCAATGTCATTAAGGGATATGAACGTGTCGGTGGCGTTGTCGGTTTCGTCGATTCCTATTCGCCAAGCATCTATCGTGTCTATTCTGCGAGTATGATCAAGGCTTCGGATGGACGGGGATTTGCCGGCTTTTCGCTTTCCAGTTCCTTGGATTCAAACACTTGCTTCTTCGATAGCTCTCTTGCTGATTATGATAGAAATGGCAAGACAACCGCGGAGATGCTGAAACAGGGAACGTTCCAGGGCTATGACTTTGTAAATGTATGGACTATCCAGGAAGGCGTTTCTTATCCGTATTTCAAGGGGATGGAACCTCTGCTTCCGGGAACGCTCAAGGATGACGGGACGGTCAATGTGCTTGCCGGAGCGGGGACTGCAACGAACCCCTATAAAATTTATAATTACGATGATCTCAAGTATATTGGCAAATACGAATACGGCCTTGATGCATACTACAAACTCATGGGCAATATCAATGCTACGGTCTCGTTCAAGGAAAATTGCAATGCCGACAGTACTGTATGTAAGGGCTTTGAACCGATTGGAAAATTCAGCGGTGTCTTTATCGGTAACAACAAGATAATTGCGGGCTTGAATATCAATCGCCCCGACGAAGATTCGGTGGGACTTTTCCGGGCTCTGGCGAAGGGTGCCAAGGTAAGCAATGTTGTCTTTGATACGGCTTCGTATCTTGGAGAAAGCTATTCGTATGGGCCTGCGAATACTAGGGGTGCCATCCGTGGTAAGGACTATGTCGGCGTCCTGGCCGGTGTCGATAATGGTGCTACGGTCGAAAACATCTTTATCAAGTATGATGTTGCCGGCGAAAATTACGTTGGCTCTCTTGCCGGTAAGAAATCTGCCGGCTCTGTCGTGAGGAGCGCGTCTAGATTCCTGGTCTCGGGCAAGGAAAACGTGGGCGGTCTCGTGGGCTTTTTGGGCGAGGCGAGTGTCGCGGACTGCTATTCGATTGCAAATGTCGTGGGAACAAAGAATGTCGGCGGCTTGGCGGGCTATTCGGACAATGCGACTGTGAAGAACTCGTTTGCCGCAGGTCAAGTTACGGGCGATTCTAAATGGGGTGGCCTTGCGGGCTCTGACAACAAGTCGACCTACACCTCGGTCTATTATGATACGACACTCTGGTATGTTAATACGACGGCTGCGGGGGATCTCCGCAATACAACAGAGATGGTCAAGAAGGAAAACTACGAAGGCTGGGATTTCGATTCAACCTGGAAGATCGCAGCAGATTCGACTTATCCCTATCTGTCGTGGCTGACTAAGCCTTACTATATATCCAAGACAATGAAGGAAAAGATTTATCCGAATCAGGCTGTGGATCAGACCATGATGAAAATGGCCGGTTCCGGTACGGAAAAAGACCCGTTCTTGATCAAGACCTACGGAGACTTGAAATCAATCGGATTCGGAAAATACAAGTTGTCGGCCGTTTATCGCTTGGCCAACGATATCGATGCCACTGCTTCCAGGACGGATGAACGTTTTGCTGTCGGTGGAACAGGATTCAAGCCTATTGGTAAGTACGATGTGTTGGAAGAATTCTGCAACTGTTACGGTGTTGTCCTTGGCGGTTACGCAAAACAGGATACCGGTGCTTTTACCGGCGAATTCCATGGTGGCGGTCATAGCATCGACAGCTTGTTTACGGGATTTTGGGATAAGGATCATAAGGCAATTGGATTTATCGATACTGTTGCGCAGTCTGCAATCGTAGATAGTTTGTCTTTCAAGGGGTATTCTATTGGTCGCAATCGTGAATTGAAAATTGGCGGTGTTGCCACTGTGAATAAAGGAACGATTCGTAATGTGAATGTCGATGTCTTGATGGATAGCATTTATCAAAGTGCAGGCTTCGTGTTCAGAAACTATGGCTCTATCGAAAATGTATCGGTCAAAGGGAAGGTTAATAATAGCAACAACGTTTCTGGAATTGCACTTGTGAATTACGGAAACATTGTCGGTGCCGAAGTCGATATGCGATGGGAGGGGGGATGGTGCGCTGCTGGTGTTGCCGTGCTGAACAAGGGATCCATCGAGAAAGCGACCGTTAATGCGACCCTAAAGGGGAGTAGCGGTTTCATGGGCGGTATTGCTGCCCTGAACACAGCTGCCGGAACTATCAGCGAAAGCAAAGCGAATGTCAATGTGTCTGGTCAAGAATCGTCTAGGGGTGATTTATCCTTTTCTTACGAAGATGGTGGCGAAATCTCGGAGTATTATGTCATTGAAGGCATTGCTGGCCTTGTCGCGGTCGATAGCGGAACGGTCACGAACTCTACGGCAACAGGCATTATTGATGCGAAAAACCTCAACTATATCGGTGGCCTGATTGGTAAAGCTTATGGCAAGGAATTGAAAGGTTTGCATGCATCCGTCGATGTTGTGGGTTCGAGTTATGTCGGCAGCTTTGCTGCTTTGAATCAAACTACTATTTCTGAAAGCTATGCTACCGGAAGTGCCAAGGGCACGGGCATTTTTAGTTATTCTGGTGCATTTGTCGGCAAGAACGAAGGTTTGATCGAACGCTCGTTTGCGATGGGAAATGCAAACGCGGCTGCCGGTTTTGTTGGCGAAAATGATGGAACTATCAAGCGATCCTATTCTACAGGAAATGTAGAGAGTACGGGCAACTTTGTCAATAACAATCAAGCTGTAATTGAAGACTGCTATTCGACGGGTGATATGTCGGCAGTAGAAGAGTTTTATGGCTTTGGTTTTGTCGGGGTCAATGGTAACGATACGAAGGTGAGGGGGTACGCTTCTGGAAAATCAGTTAAAGACGGAATCCGTTTTTGCACCGGCTTGCCTGCGAAATCGCAACCTTCGGATGAATTCTACTACCTTGCCGATGCTTGTAGCGACTCTACAATGTCGGGCAAAGGCTTGACTAACGTACAAATGATGTTGAAGAACTCTTTCAAGGAATTTGACTTCGATTCTGTGTGGTACATGCAAGAAGGCGTGAGCTATCCGCTGCTTCGCGGTTTGCCGAATCCGCCTGTTGCCGCAAGTGAAAATGTTTCGTACAAAGACAACAAGTCGCTTGCGAAAAACGTTCGCGGCAAACTGCTGGACGACGCTTTCGTGATGGATTCGTCTGCGAAAAAGGTGCTCAAGCTGGATTCTGCAAGCGAGGCTTTGCTGGATTCTTTGGAAAATGCAAATGCACCTTCTGGAACGTTCAACGTGCTTTACCGTGTAGGCGTGCTTGTCGAGAACGATACGCTTTGGGGCAAGGCTTCTACGATGGAACTTCGCGTTGAATCTCCGACGAGCGTTCGCTTTAGCGAAAAGGTGGTTGTTCGTAATGCTTCCCTCGGTGCTGTGTTCCAAGGCGGTGACATCGCCGTGCGTTTTGAAATCCCTGCAGCGGCTGCGGTGAAGTTCTCGCTCATCGACATGCAAGGTCGAGTGGTGCGGGTGTTTGATCTTGGTCGCCGAGCAACGGGTGTGCATTTCGAAACACTTAATGCTGGAGAAATTGCCCGGGGCCGCTATGTTGGCGTGCTGCAAGTGGGCGGCATGGCGACCGAAAATGTGATGCTCCTGAAAAAATAG
- a CDS encoding fibrobacter succinogenes major paralogous domain-containing protein, giving the protein MKKLISKSFTLWMAIVSAGMFAACSEDKVAGGITEDAGLAIKNLDIAGVSQKGPFVKGSAVTVQGIDCKTMEFTDEVFEGEVKNNMGEFVVEKVNLSTTCAVVAVTGEYRSEMTGKKVSDKMTLRALTNLKDRTHVNVNLLTNLEYERVMYYVTEKGKTFDEAKELAEREVLAAFGMAGESAEFEDLDIFGTSDADATLLAISVLMQGDADVKTLAKRLDKFNDSFAESGKWNDDDTKKAITDWIANAVAKAVMDSIRKNMENWGFANEVPDFETAVDAFATNVSKEKNSDSVKTDGWSWDVPQSARLNPNIKYDSIIDPRDKQVYKVVKIEVKEHDYSQVWMAENLNYADSVKTLSLKGQNWCYNNDEKNCKVSGRYYTWAAAIDSVALANDSKNPLNCGYGKTCGINRGVQGICPDGWHLPTLHEWGLLSVALGNAGVAGDSLKALTGWDYAGTADNNGVDAYGFAALPTGRMVSTSSWSNVGSNVYYWSSEEDGTYEARYSNINNIYTKFYLFQGSKKYGQSVRCIKGDPSTAAIKSSSSSSVGETKSSSSSAKSSSSVVVSSSSQVKMSSSSVVPSGWSWDVPKELRFNPNIKYDSMVDPRDKRVYKVVKIEVKERDYSKVWMAENLNYADSVKTPSLKGNSWCYHDTTKYCEVSGRYYTWAAAIDSVALANDPKDPLNCGYGKTCGLNRQIQGICPDGWHLPVRDEWGWLSVYLGNAGVAGDTLKALTGWDYAGTEDNNGVDAYGFTALPTGRRISETNWSNIGSNVYYWTSEEEDAYEAQYSNINNIYTKFYLYQGSKTYGQSVRCVKD; this is encoded by the coding sequence GTGAAAAAACTCATAAGTAAATCATTTACTTTATGGATGGCCATTGTTTCGGCAGGAATGTTCGCTGCTTGTTCTGAAGATAAAGTTGCGGGCGGCATTACCGAAGATGCGGGGCTTGCCATCAAGAATCTAGATATTGCTGGCGTTTCCCAAAAGGGCCCGTTCGTGAAGGGCTCCGCGGTGACGGTGCAGGGAATCGACTGCAAGACAATGGAATTCACGGATGAAGTTTTTGAGGGTGAAGTCAAAAATAACATGGGTGAATTTGTTGTTGAAAAGGTGAACTTGTCTACGACTTGTGCTGTTGTTGCAGTGACAGGCGAATACCGTAGCGAAATGACGGGAAAAAAAGTCTCGGATAAAATGACGCTCCGTGCGTTAACGAATCTTAAGGATCGTACGCATGTGAATGTCAACTTGCTTACGAACTTGGAATACGAGCGCGTGATGTACTATGTGACTGAAAAGGGCAAGACTTTCGACGAGGCTAAGGAATTGGCTGAAAGGGAAGTGCTTGCCGCATTCGGGATGGCTGGTGAATCGGCCGAATTTGAAGATTTGGATATTTTTGGAACAAGCGATGCGGATGCGACGCTCCTTGCTATAAGCGTGTTGATGCAAGGCGATGCCGATGTGAAAACGCTTGCGAAACGTCTGGATAAATTCAATGATTCCTTTGCAGAAAGCGGCAAGTGGAACGATGATGATACGAAAAAAGCGATTACCGACTGGATTGCGAATGCCGTGGCTAAAGCCGTGATGGATTCCATTCGTAAGAATATGGAAAATTGGGGATTCGCAAATGAAGTTCCCGATTTTGAAACGGCGGTCGATGCGTTTGCTACTAATGTTTCAAAGGAAAAAAATAGCGACAGCGTCAAGACAGATGGGTGGAGCTGGGATGTGCCGCAGTCCGCTCGCCTGAATCCGAATATCAAGTACGACTCGATAATCGACCCGCGCGACAAGCAAGTGTACAAAGTTGTAAAAATCGAAGTGAAGGAGCATGATTATTCACAAGTGTGGATGGCCGAAAACTTGAACTATGCCGATAGCGTCAAGACGCTGAGCTTGAAAGGCCAAAACTGGTGCTACAATAATGATGAGAAAAATTGTAAGGTAAGCGGTCGCTATTACACTTGGGCGGCGGCGATAGACTCTGTGGCTTTGGCAAACGATTCAAAGAATCCGCTGAATTGCGGTTATGGCAAGACGTGTGGAATTAATCGCGGAGTGCAGGGAATTTGCCCTGACGGCTGGCATTTGCCGACGCTCCATGAATGGGGATTGTTGAGCGTAGCTCTGGGGAACGCTGGCGTGGCCGGAGATAGCCTCAAGGCGCTGACTGGCTGGGATTACGCCGGAACGGCTGACAATAACGGCGTAGATGCCTATGGATTTGCGGCGCTTCCGACCGGAAGGATGGTTTCTACATCTAGCTGGAGCAATGTTGGTTCTAATGTTTATTATTGGAGTTCCGAAGAGGATGGTACGTATGAAGCGCGATATTCGAATATAAACAACATTTATACTAAATTCTATTTGTTCCAAGGTTCAAAAAAATATGGACAGAGTGTACGTTGCATCAAGGGTGATCCTTCGACTGCAGCGATTAAATCTTCTTCAAGTTCTAGTGTTGGCGAAACGAAGTCTAGCAGCAGTTCTGCAAAATCGAGTAGCAGTGTGGTTGTGTCTAGCAGTAGTCAAGTAAAAATGAGTAGCAGTTCTGTAGTTCCTTCCGGCTGGAGCTGGGACGTGCCTAAGGAATTGCGTTTTAATCCGAATATCAAATACGACTCAATGGTTGACCCTCGCGATAAGCGTGTGTATAAAGTTGTGAAAATCGAAGTGAAAGAAAGGGATTATTCAAAGGTGTGGATGGCGGAGAATCTGAACTACGCCGATAGCGTGAAGACTCCGAGTTTGAAGGGCAATAGCTGGTGCTACCACGATACCACGAAATATTGCGAGGTGAGCGGTCGCTATTACACTTGGGCTGCGGCGATTGATTCAGTTGCGCTAGCAAATGATCCTAAGGACCCATTGAATTGCGGTTATGGCAAAACTTGTGGACTTAATCGCCAGATACAGGGAATTTGTCCTGACGGTTGGCACTTGCCGGTTCGTGATGAATGGGGCTGGTTGAGCGTGTACTTAGGGAATGCTGGCGTGGCCGGCGATACCCTCAAGGCTTTGACCGGATGGGATTATGCCGGAACAGAAGACAATAACGGTGTGGATGCCTATGGATTTACGGCACTCCCGACTGGACGAAGAATCTCTGAAACTAACTGGAGCAACATTGGTTCTAATGTCTATTATTGGACCTCCGAAGAAGAGGATGCGTATGAAGCCCAGTATTCGAATATAAACAACATTTATACCAAATTCTATTTGTACCAAGGCTCAAAAACTTATGGACAAAGTGTCCGCTGCGTGAAGGACTAA
- a CDS encoding TIGR02147 family protein: MKAILEYTDYRKFIQDYYDERKRDSAFTWREFAQNAGFTSAIFLKYVAEGKKNLSVSAASSVANAMGLAGFEKTYFVLMVTYAHAKGDEAKMAAFEKRCALARAHKIRVLGGEEFDYYKSWKNPLLRELAPHMPGARPAEMARACKPKISTAEAVETLEFLEDANLLKKDRNGNYVQTDKSISMGSVDAVPIAAKDLQRQMGELAVKALDLPLAERSMSGVVVGLTQDSYEKIKKELLECRRRVIAIATESNKTQRVYRLNLQLFPISERLDKCEENKVSGVGENEMRR; encoded by the coding sequence ATGAAGGCGATTCTTGAATATACAGATTATCGCAAGTTCATCCAGGATTACTACGATGAACGCAAGCGCGACTCCGCTTTTACTTGGCGTGAGTTTGCTCAGAATGCCGGTTTCACGTCGGCAATTTTTTTGAAGTATGTTGCTGAAGGGAAAAAGAATCTGAGCGTTAGTGCCGCAAGTTCTGTTGCGAACGCCATGGGCCTTGCCGGATTCGAAAAGACGTATTTTGTTTTGATGGTGACGTACGCCCATGCCAAAGGGGACGAGGCCAAAATGGCGGCGTTCGAAAAACGCTGTGCGTTGGCTAGAGCGCATAAGATTCGTGTGCTCGGTGGCGAAGAATTCGATTACTACAAGTCTTGGAAAAATCCGTTGCTCCGTGAACTTGCCCCGCATATGCCTGGTGCAAGGCCTGCCGAAATGGCCCGTGCGTGCAAACCGAAAATTTCTACAGCGGAAGCTGTTGAAACGCTTGAGTTTTTGGAAGATGCGAATCTCCTGAAAAAAGACCGAAATGGGAATTATGTGCAGACGGACAAGTCCATATCGATGGGCTCCGTGGATGCGGTGCCGATTGCCGCGAAAGATTTACAGCGCCAGATGGGTGAGCTTGCCGTGAAGGCGTTGGACTTGCCACTTGCAGAACGCTCTATGTCGGGAGTTGTCGTGGGGCTGACGCAGGATTCTTACGAAAAAATCAAGAAGGAACTTTTGGAATGCCGTCGCCGTGTTATTGCGATTGCTACGGAAAGTAACAAGACGCAGCGCGTGTACCGTTTGAATTTGCAACTATTCCCGATAAGTGAACGGCTTGACAAATGTGAAGAAAATAAAGTAAGTGGAGTTGGTGAAAATGAAATGCGACGTTAA
- a CDS encoding fibrobacter succinogenes major paralogous domain-containing protein, protein MKCDVNGLAGCTGKVQINGFRKLMILLLALISCVFVACSNSEVAGGSSDDAGIYAVKNLDVAGVSQKGPFVTGSVVSVQGVDCKTFELTDEKFTGNVKSDKGDFAIDGVNLKSSCALFEVTGYYLNEVTGKESSDKLSLKALTDLSVRKTVNVNLLTHLEYERLKHLVTVEKMDFAAAKAQAEREVLTSFDIANNVDEFENLNIFEKGDGNAALLAVSVLMQADADVAKLEERTNEVSSAIAKNGLWDDDETKSEVAEWVATAKENGQIEKIRQNLEGLNYASEIPAFETYVERFGESLTRESFLNPQVQYDSIVDNRDGQVYKTVKIGEQVWMAQNLNYADDVKMPELKGNMWCYDNNPEKCSLMGRLYTWNVAKDSLCPDGYRLPDTTSWNTLIAVAGGVAKAAAVLKSQFGWDALDGTNDYGFSAVADGEWYRSGSFDSEGLKAYIWSSAEYSEASENAAYAIYFGNDGTVSVKKFPKNNGFSVRCLKN, encoded by the coding sequence ATGAAATGCGACGTTAATGGTTTGGCGGGTTGTACTGGAAAAGTTCAAATCAACGGTTTTCGAAAGTTGATGATTCTTTTGCTTGCGTTGATTTCGTGCGTCTTTGTCGCATGTTCGAATTCCGAGGTTGCAGGCGGTTCTTCGGACGATGCCGGCATTTACGCCGTCAAGAATTTGGATGTGGCGGGCGTTTCGCAGAAGGGACCGTTTGTGACGGGTTCTGTTGTGAGCGTGCAGGGCGTGGATTGCAAGACGTTTGAGCTGACTGACGAAAAATTTACAGGCAACGTAAAAAGCGACAAGGGCGACTTTGCTATAGATGGCGTCAATCTCAAATCTTCGTGTGCGTTGTTCGAAGTGACGGGTTATTACCTCAACGAAGTGACCGGAAAAGAGTCTTCGGATAAGCTCTCGCTCAAGGCTCTGACCGACCTTAGCGTTCGAAAAACTGTGAACGTCAACTTGCTCACGCACTTGGAATACGAGCGCCTAAAGCACCTTGTGACGGTTGAGAAAATGGACTTTGCGGCGGCGAAAGCCCAAGCGGAACGCGAAGTGCTCACATCGTTTGATATTGCGAATAACGTTGATGAATTTGAAAACTTGAACATCTTCGAAAAAGGCGACGGAAACGCGGCACTCCTTGCGGTGAGCGTGCTGATGCAAGCCGATGCGGATGTAGCAAAGCTTGAAGAACGTACAAACGAAGTCAGCTCTGCCATTGCGAAAAACGGTTTGTGGGACGATGACGAAACGAAGTCGGAAGTCGCGGAATGGGTAGCCACCGCAAAAGAAAACGGTCAAATTGAAAAAATTCGCCAAAACCTCGAAGGCTTGAATTATGCAAGCGAGATTCCTGCGTTCGAAACGTATGTGGAACGCTTTGGCGAAAGCTTGACACGGGAATCTTTTCTAAATCCGCAAGTGCAGTACGATTCCATTGTCGATAACCGCGATGGACAAGTTTATAAAACCGTAAAAATCGGCGAACAAGTTTGGATGGCCCAGAACTTGAACTATGCTGATGACGTAAAAATGCCGGAATTGAAAGGGAATATGTGGTGCTATGACAACAATCCCGAAAAGTGCAGCCTGATGGGCCGTCTTTACACTTGGAATGTGGCAAAAGATTCGCTTTGTCCTGATGGCTACCGCTTGCCGGATACGACATCGTGGAATACCTTGATTGCTGTGGCTGGCGGAGTGGCCAAGGCCGCTGCCGTGCTCAAGTCGCAATTTGGCTGGGATGCTTTGGATGGCACGAACGATTACGGTTTTTCAGCTGTCGCCGATGGCGAATGGTATCGTAGCGGCTCCTTCGATTCCGAGGGGCTTAAAGCTTATATCTGGAGTTCCGCTGAATATTCAGAGGCTAGCGAGAATGCTGCATACGCCATTTATTTTGGAAACGACGGTACCGTTTCTGTGAAAAAATTTCCGAAGAATAACGGATTTTCAGTCCGTTGCCTTAAAAACTAG